Proteins co-encoded in one Bacteroidia bacterium genomic window:
- a CDS encoding YopX family protein yields the protein MRDIKFRAKVKHNGFHYFAGEWIIGHYHKNKNGEHLIFDNEENYIANIGDFTAYEDVEIDESTLGQYTGLKDKNGVKIYEGDLIKEYWQKEPSVVVYFVGAFGFFDAYNNFHHLSTTNELASVVGNIHDKGGKRK from the coding sequence ATGAGAGATATTAAGTTTAGGGCAAAAGTGAAACATAATGGTTTCCATTACTTTGCAGGCGAATGGATTATTGGACACTATCACAAAAATAAAAACGGAGAACATCTTATTTTTGATAATGAAGAAAACTATATTGCAAATATTGGTGATTTTACAGCATATGAAGATGTGGAAATTGATGAAAGCACACTTGGTCAATACACAGGACTAAAAGACAAAAATGGTGTTAAGATTTACGAAGGTGACTTAATCAAAGAATATTGGCAAAAAGAACCCAGTGTCGTTGTTTACTTTGTTGGCGCTTTTGGTTTCTTTGATGCATATAATAATTTTCATCACCTTTCGACTACAAATGAATTAGCATCTGTCGTCGGCAACATTCACGATAAAGGAGGAAAAAGAAAATGA
- a CDS encoding DUF5906 domain-containing protein has product MRVKVNEENTLLNVETRLSNSESLLVELEAPLAVVITRRENKNLYDLTECVGRDKENYYYFFQAALHVGQNHGRGFFIDKQYCALHLKGSAVMDPKTAPAQLQDLPVFPRDLLKQKEENKDDQPDDLAQEYLSEYTFKRYNNTFYYFNPELQKWIELNIKDYDTFNIMLSMKTKKYSQRFKRAIMDSLIPYLYDPKYVEVIEELDSNLLLFKNKRVLDLNTMTSRPFSADDFIFHTIDANWYDDDSKEYKKLKPNAFLEALLKGVSGVRKDDTTDVWALQRYDDLLSYIGYTLTNERKEASTLIMFGTGRNGKTTLARLIYDLKASSFSMELQTFLNDTHYSAGFYNKRMLFFDELQSGAVDERFIGKFKALTGNDVLNIRPMQKEPYDVKTNFVTYITTNALSSEFFKDRALTRRIKVLNATKPAPDWPDTRADFGAGVRQQVNKDWLANYCIRKFASEGFDISKLFIYDMKDWAVRHNAPIRDLLTAWKSSEWADYHGNLNKPHDDLVHLLMTASGGIKQMASGRSLAIEPSTPYFDEQMNLFMINLLNLKSARTEGGYVRYDGDSRKLKASAAIGDYKLIGIDQDKKLQDFILIFENDVEKLYWRINMRQEINIKYVLETIFGWNEAVDGSDWSKTLVEHITKGTRFKLENINGSIVIYKPVRDTSRRIEGYLDVDDSEIAYEEVYKQIKKIAPQLVNERRAILNANTVLLDNDHIMKLLKIINVDYAIYESNLNEDETE; this is encoded by the coding sequence ATGCGAGTAAAAGTAAATGAAGAAAACACCCTGTTAAATGTCGAAACCCGTCTAAGTAATTCGGAAAGTCTGCTTGTTGAATTAGAGGCGCCTTTGGCTGTTGTGATCACCCGTAGGGAAAATAAAAACTTATATGATCTCACAGAGTGTGTGGGACGCGACAAAGAAAATTATTATTATTTCTTTCAAGCAGCGTTACACGTGGGTCAAAACCACGGCCGAGGTTTTTTTATCGACAAACAATATTGCGCACTACATTTAAAAGGTAGTGCGGTTATGGACCCCAAAACAGCACCTGCCCAGTTGCAGGATTTACCGGTCTTTCCGCGCGATTTGTTGAAACAAAAAGAAGAAAACAAGGATGATCAACCCGATGATTTGGCACAGGAGTATTTATCGGAGTATACATTCAAGCGATATAATAATACTTTTTATTATTTTAATCCTGAATTGCAAAAATGGATTGAACTTAATATTAAAGACTATGATACGTTTAATATTATGTTATCGATGAAAACGAAAAAATATTCACAGCGATTTAAACGCGCAATTATGGACTCGCTCATCCCTTACTTGTATGATCCGAAATACGTCGAAGTAATTGAAGAATTAGACAGCAATTTATTATTATTCAAAAATAAACGCGTGCTTGATTTAAATACGATGACATCTCGACCCTTCAGTGCCGATGATTTTATATTTCACACTATTGATGCTAATTGGTATGATGATGATAGCAAAGAATATAAAAAACTTAAACCAAACGCGTTTCTCGAGGCACTTTTAAAAGGTGTGAGTGGGGTACGTAAAGACGACACAACCGATGTTTGGGCCCTTCAACGCTATGACGACTTATTATCCTATATTGGTTATACTTTAACGAACGAGCGGAAAGAGGCAAGTACGCTGATTATGTTCGGTACTGGGCGCAATGGTAAAACCACGTTAGCGCGATTGATATATGATTTAAAAGCAAGTTCATTCTCTATGGAATTACAAACCTTTTTAAACGATACTCATTATTCGGCCGGTTTTTATAACAAACGCATGTTGTTTTTCGACGAATTACAAAGTGGCGCGGTTGATGAGCGTTTTATCGGTAAATTCAAAGCCTTGACAGGTAACGACGTATTAAATATTCGCCCGATGCAAAAGGAACCTTACGACGTGAAAACAAACTTTGTTACTTATATTACGACGAATGCATTATCGTCGGAATTCTTTAAAGATAGGGCACTCACGCGCCGCATCAAAGTGTTAAATGCGACGAAACCGGCACCGGATTGGCCTGATACCCGAGCGGACTTCGGTGCAGGCGTGAGACAACAAGTAAACAAAGATTGGTTAGCGAATTATTGTATTCGTAAGTTTGCGAGCGAAGGTTTTGATATTAGTAAACTATTTATTTACGATATGAAAGACTGGGCCGTGCGCCACAACGCACCAATACGTGACTTATTGACAGCGTGGAAGAGCAGCGAATGGGCGGATTATCATGGCAACTTAAATAAGCCGCATGACGATCTGGTTCACCTATTAATGACCGCGAGCGGAGGAATTAAACAAATGGCGAGCGGGCGTTCTCTTGCTATTGAGCCTTCTACTCCGTATTTTGATGAACAAATGAACCTGTTTATGATAAACTTATTAAATCTCAAAAGTGCGCGCACCGAAGGAGGGTATGTTCGTTATGATGGTGACAGCCGCAAATTAAAAGCATCAGCCGCAATAGGGGATTATAAGTTAATTGGTATTGATCAGGATAAAAAATTACAAGATTTTATTTTAATATTTGAAAATGATGTTGAAAAATTGTACTGGCGTATAAATATGCGCCAAGAAATTAATATTAAATATGTTTTAGAAACCATTTTTGGTTGGAACGAGGCTGTTGATGGTAGCGACTGGTCCAAAACTCTTGTCGAACACATCACGAAGGGCACGCGTTTCAAGTTAGAAAATATTAATGGTAGCATCGTTATTTATAAACCTGTTCGAGACACAAGTCGGCGCATCGAAGGTTATCTTGATGTCGACGACAGCGAGATTGCTTATGAAGAGGTTTATAAACAAATTAAGAAGATTGCGCCGCAGTTGGTTAACGAACGCCGGGCAATATTGAATGCAAACACTGTTCTTCTGGATAATGATCATATTATGAAGTTATTAAAAATAATTAATGTTGATTATGCAATTTACGAAAGCAACCTTAACGAGGACGAGACAGAATAA